One window of Candidatus Poribacteria bacterium genomic DNA carries:
- a CDS encoding IS630 family transposase (programmed frameshift) produces MPAKRYPIVLDRSQRESLLDLIASGTESARKLTRARILLKADEGELGPAYADKEIKEAVEVSIPTLERTRKTFALEGLTAALTPKKRSKPSRPQKFDGEKEAHLIALACSPAPEGFSRWTLRLLAEKMVELNHFSSVSHETIRRTLKKNALRPWLKQQWCIPPKASAAFVAAMENVLDLYQRPEARAYPLVCVDETSKQHIKEVRPPLGVVKGLPSRYDAEYERNGVSNLFMIFAPLLGFRHVEVTDQRTSIDFAHICRDLVELHFPNATKILLVCDDLNTHKPASLYKAFPPDEARQIAEKIEFHYTPKPGSWLNMAEIELSVLSRECLCRRIADQTTLKQEIQTWQSRRNQQGATVKWQFTTDDARIKLKKLYPSL; encoded by the exons CTGATCGCTTCCGGCACCGAGTCTGCCCGAAAACTCACGCGTGCCAGGATCTTATTGAAAGCCGATGAAGGCGAGTTGGGTCCCGCCTACGCTGATAAGGAGATAAAGGAAGCCGTTGAAGTCTCCATACCTACCCTTGAGAGAACTCGTAAAACCTTCGCACTTGAAGGGCTGACGGCTGCACTGACCCCTAAAAAGCGTTCAAAACCATCGAGACCGCAAAAGTTTGATGGCGAAAAAGAAGCACATCTGATCGCTTTAGCCTGTTCGCCAGCCCCGGAGGGTTTCTCAAGATGGACGCTGCGTCTCTTAGCAGAGAAAATGGTAGAGTTGAACCATTTTTCAAGCGTTTCTCATGAAACGATAAGACGGACGCTGA AAAAAAACGCACTGAGACCTTGGTTAAAGCAGCAATGGTGTATTCCCCCGAAAGCCTCAGCGGCGTTCGTCGCTGCGATGGAAAACGTCTTAGACCTTTATCAGCGTCCCGAAGCCAGGGCATATCCTTTGGTTTGTGTTGATGAAACAAGCAAACAACATATCAAAGAAGTTCGACCGCCTCTGGGTGTCGTCAAAGGTTTACCGAGTCGATATGATGCCGAATACGAGCGCAATGGCGTGAGCAATCTGTTTATGATTTTCGCACCCCTTTTGGGGTTTCGGCATGTCGAAGTCACCGACCAACGCACGAGCATTGATTTCGCACATATCTGCCGAGACTTAGTGGAGCTGCATTTTCCAAATGCTACAAAGATTCTGCTGGTTTGCGACGATCTGAATACGCATAAACCGGCTTCGTTGTATAAAGCGTTTCCTCCCGATGAAGCCCGGCAGATCGCTGAAAAGATTGAGTTCCACTATACACCCAAGCCTGGGAGTTGGCTAAACATGGCGGAGATTGAACTCTCCGTGCTCTCTCGAGAGTGCCTTTGTAGACGAATAGCCGACCAAACTACCTTAAAACAGGAGATCCAGACATGGCAAAGCCGAAGAAATCAGCAAGGTGCGACTGTAAAGTGGCAGTTTACGACCGACGACGCACGCATCAAACTCAAGAAACTATATCCTTCACTTTAG